CACCGCCTGGATGATGGTCGCCACCCTGCTGGTCATTCTCATGACCGTGCCGGGCCTGGCCCTGTTCTACGGCGGCCTGGTGCGCAGCAAGAACATGCTGTCGGTGCTGATGCAAGTCATGGTGACCTTCTCGATGATCGTGGTGCTGTGGGTCGTGTACGGCTACAGCCTGGCGTTCACCGAAGGCAACGCATTCATCGGCGGCTTTGACCGGCTGCTCCTCAGCGGTGTCTGGGACAACGTGGCCGGCACCTTCGGCAACGCGGCCACCTTCAGCAAGGGCGTCGTGATCCCCGAGATCGTGTTCGCCGCTTTCCAGGCCACCTTCGCCGGCATCACCTGTGCCCTGATCGTCGGCGCTTTCGCCGAGCGCATCAAATTCAGCGCCGTGCTGTTGTTCACCGCCATCTGGTTCACCTTCAGCTACGCCCCGATCGCCCACATGGTCTGGTTCTGGATGGGCCCCGACGCCTACTCCAGCGCTGAGGTGGCCGGCGACATGACGGCCAAGGCCGGCTACATCTGGCAAATGGGCGCGCTGGACTTCGCCGGCGGTACCGTGGTGCACATCAACGCCGCCGTCGCTGGTCTGGTCGGTGCCTACATGGTCGGCAAGCGCATCGGTTACGGCAAGGAAGCCATGGCGCCTCACAGCCTGACGCTGACCATGGTCGGTGCCTCGCTGCTGTGGGTGGGCTGGTTCGGTTTCAACGCCGGCTCCGCCCTGGAAGCCAACGGCTACGCTGCCCTGGCCTTCATCAACACCTTCATCGCCACGGCCGCTGCCGTGCTCGCCTGGTGCATCGGTGAAGCGCTGGCCAAAGGCAAGGCGTCCATGCTGGGTGCCGCTTCCGGTGCTGTCGCTGGCCTGGTGGCCATCACCCCCGCGGCCGGCAACGTCGGCGTGGGCGGCGCGTTGATCATCGGTTTCATCGCCGGCTTCGCCTGCCTGTGGGGCGTGACCGGTCTGAAGAAGATGCTGGGCGCGGACGACTCGCTCGACGTGTTCGGCGTGCACGGCGTGGGCGGCATCATCGGCGCCCTGCTGACCGGCGTGTTCAACTCCCCCAACCTGGGTGGCCCGAGCGCCGTGGCCGACTGGACCACGGTGGCCATGATCGCCCCCGATGCCTACACCATCGCCGGCCAGGTCTGGATCCAGGCCAAGGCCGTGCTGATCACCATCGTGTGGTCGGGTGTGGTCTCCGTCATCGCCTTCAAGATCGTCGACCTGACCGTGGGCCTGCGTGTGACCGAAGAGCAGGAACGCGAAGGTCTGGACATTTCTTCCCACGGCGAGACCGCGTACAACCGCTGAGCCTGAGCGCTCCCCGGGGTGCTGCTGACAACAGCGCACCCCCCATTTTCTGAGTTTCCTTTGGATGTTCACCCCGCGATGCCGCACGGCACGCGGGGTTTTTTTATGGACGCTGCGTATGATCGCCGCCGGACATCCATCACAACATTCAGGAGGAAACCATGTCCCAGGCATTCCCGCGCGCCATGGCGCGCCCGCTCGTCGCCGCCGCACTGCTCGGGGCCTTGGCCCTACCCGGTTCGACGGCCTTCGCCGCCAGCGCCACCCCATCGGACACCGGGGGCAAAAAAGTGCCCACCAAGGTCACCTTCATCAACGCGCCCTCCAGCGAAACCCCCGCCGCGCGGGAAAAGCGCCTGCGGCGTGAGTGCAAGGGCCGGCCCAACGCGGGCGCGTGCCTCGGGTATACGCGGTAGGTACCCGCTTGCCGCGGTGCGGCGCATTTGCAGCGAGGCGTGCAAAAAATTCAACGGCCGTGCGGAGGGCGGCCGCTACCATGGCAGCCATGACCTCCAGCCCCAACGACTCCCCGCGCGACCTGATCCAGCAGGTGCTGGCCGCGGCCGCCGCCCACCGGCCCCTGCGCATCACCGGCGGCGACACCAAGGCCTTTTACGGCCAGCCTACCGAGGGTGAGACCCTGTCCACCACCGGCTGGCGCGGCATCGTCAGCCACGAGCCGAGCGAGCTCGTCGTCACCGTGCGCGCCGGCACGCCGCTGGCCGAGCTGGAAGCCGCGCTGGCCGAACAAGGCCAGTGCCTGCCCTTCGATCCACCACGCTTCGGCGCCGCGTCCACCATCGGCGGCGTGGTGGCGGCGGGCCTGGCCGGTCCGGCCCGCGCCACGGCCGGCGGTGTGCGCGACTTCCTGCTCGGCCTCCAGTTCATCAACGGCCGCGGCGAGTGGCTCACCTTTGGCGGCCAGGTCATGAAAAACGTGGCCGGCTACGACGTCAGTCGCGTGATGGCCGGCGCCATGGGCACGCTCGGCGTCATCACCGACATCAGCCTCAAGGTGCTGCCGGTGGCGCCGGCCGAGGCCACGCTCGTGTTTTCCATGGGCCAGCACGACGCGCTCGAACAGCTGCACCGCTGGGGCGGCCAGCCTCTCCCCTTGAATGCCAGCTGCTGGGTCCGTGACACAACAGCCAGCGATGCGCCCGAACTGCTGTTCCTGCGCCTGCGCGGCGCGGTGGCGGCGGTGGAAGCCGCCTGCGAGCGCCTGGCGCGCGAAGCCGGCGGGCAGCGCATGGACAACGCCCAGGCCGGACCCGACTGGGCCGCCTGCCGCGACCAGACCCTGCCGTTTTTCACGGCGCCATCGGCGGACCTCTGCCTGTGGCGACTCTCGGTGCCGCAGACCGCGCCGGTCCTTGCGCTGCCGTATGCGCCGCTGATCGAATGGCAGGGCGCGCAGCGCTGGCTGTGGGCGCCGGCCTCGGCCGCCGCCGAGATCCGCAGCGCCGCCACCGCGGTGAACGGCCACGCCACCCTGTTCCGAGCCGGGGCCGACGGCGCCCCCGGCGTGCCGCGCTTCGACCGCGAGAGCCCCACCCTGGCGGCGATCACGCAGCGCCTGCGCGCCGAGTTCGATCCCGCGGGCATCTTCAACCCGGGCCGAATGGGCTGATTTCGCAGGGCATCCACGCGAGCACATCGCCTATTGCTGCCCTCACATTTCAACGGAGTGTTTCATGGAAGTCGTAGAGGACATCGAAGCAAGCGCCAACTTGGCTCGCCTAATCGACAAAGTCAACGAAGACCACGAGCCTGTCCTCATCACCAGCCGGGGTGGTAAACCCGCCGTGCTCGTGAGCCTGGACGACTTCAACGCCTGGCAGGGAACGGCGCATCTGATGCGCTCACCCGCCAACCGGCGCGTGCTTCGTGAGGCCATGGATGAGCTGGACGCTGGTGGCGGCACCGAGCAGACTTTGCGGGAACCTTGAGCGCCCATGCAGCAAAGCATCTGTTCTTGTCATCACCGGGGCGCGCTGTCAACCGCCTGCGCGGAGACATCTCTGAAATCGCGGCACGGCAACATCACTGCGGCGAATGATGGACAACGAAATGGTTGAACCACGTACCTACAGCGGCAACGGACATGACGCGATCATTGCCGACCCGGGCAACATCACGCGGGAGGAGTGCTTGGCATTAGCTCAGTGTGGGGCGGATGCTTGGAATGCCTGGCGCAATGAATTTCCAACAAGGGGCGGATGGAGTGCTCCATATAAAAATTACGCAAACTTCTCCGAGCAAGATTTCACCGTGGAGTTTGTTGATTTCGGAAAATTCCAATTTGGTCACGGCGCCAGTTTCAGTGATGCCAAGTTTTTTCAAGCCCTTTTTGCCGAGGCTGAGTTCGGACGCGATACCCGCTTCATAGGAGCTCAATTCGAGGGGTGGGTGTCGTTTGAAGGGGCAAAGTTCGGAACTGACGCGGGTTTTGATCGATGCAGGTTCGGTGCCTCGACCACATTCGAAGAATGCCAATTTGATTCAAGAGCCACATTTGTCGGCGCAACGTTTGATGAAGCGCTCAACATGCGAGGTGTGGTGTTCGGTGACGAGACGAATTTTGATTGGGCGCGTTTCGGGCATCGAGCGTCCTTTGTTGGCGCCCTTTTTGTCGGGAATGCCACCTTTGTCGCTACCACCATTGGTTTCGAGGCTGACTTCTCCGGCCTCATGGTCGGTGGATCACTTTCGTTTGAGGCGACGATATTCGAAGGGCAGACCAGCTTTCAGGCGCTGTCATGGGGTGCCTTAAATCATGAGTCGAGGGCAAGCAGTCTTCTAGAGGAATTGGCCAAAGATCGGCAGGCGAGTCCTTGGGTGTTCAAGGCCATCAGCTTTCAAGGCGCGCGTTTTGAAGGGAGCGTTGACTTTTCAGACCGACACTTTGAAGGCGTCACGGAGTTCTCCAAGACCCGGTTCGAAACTGACGCACCCTTCTTGATGGAGGACTGCCTTCCGAGCCGGGTATGCAAGGAATTGATTCCTAGCGAAGGTG
This Hydrogenophaga taeniospiralis DNA region includes the following protein-coding sequences:
- a CDS encoding pentapeptide repeat-containing protein — encoded protein: MMDNEMVEPRTYSGNGHDAIIADPGNITREECLALAQCGADAWNAWRNEFPTRGGWSAPYKNYANFSEQDFTVEFVDFGKFQFGHGASFSDAKFFQALFAEAEFGRDTRFIGAQFEGWVSFEGAKFGTDAGFDRCRFGASTTFEECQFDSRATFVGATFDEALNMRGVVFGDETNFDWARFGHRASFVGALFVGNATFVATTIGFEADFSGLMVGGSLSFEATIFEGQTSFQALSWGALNHESRASSLLEELAKDRQASPWVFKAISFQGARFEGSVDFSDRHFEGVTEFSKTRFETDAPFLMEDCLPSRVCKELIPSEGGQMRLPKGRHVEFAMVPEFFQCKLHQNSSFEGAVFPAAQGTEDAARAYRVLKQAFSAQQATREEQRFFRLEMAEEALIAWPLWALLSAWWELRKQGLQAEMPTPRFLYRLYAGISNFGFSTARPAGLFLLAVLLATAAYGSQAGLVFCWPSEGDGCRMAGPLIQFAAAHALPGFEKLAEPASNALFGKNLGVWTVLTVVLHKAVSILALFLIGLALRNLFKMK
- a CDS encoding type II toxin-antitoxin system Phd/YefM family antitoxin; the encoded protein is MEVVEDIEASANLARLIDKVNEDHEPVLITSRGGKPAVLVSLDDFNAWQGTAHLMRSPANRRVLREAMDELDAGGGTEQTLREP
- the amt gene encoding ammonium transporter; this translates as MKKLLATLLLGAGLAFGGLNALAQTTEAPAAAAAPAADAAAAPAAPAADAAAAPAAAPEAPAAAVAAPAEAAPAEAAPAPVPNKGDTAWMMVATLLVILMTVPGLALFYGGLVRSKNMLSVLMQVMVTFSMIVVLWVVYGYSLAFTEGNAFIGGFDRLLLSGVWDNVAGTFGNAATFSKGVVIPEIVFAAFQATFAGITCALIVGAFAERIKFSAVLLFTAIWFTFSYAPIAHMVWFWMGPDAYSSAEVAGDMTAKAGYIWQMGALDFAGGTVVHINAAVAGLVGAYMVGKRIGYGKEAMAPHSLTLTMVGASLLWVGWFGFNAGSALEANGYAALAFINTFIATAAAVLAWCIGEALAKGKASMLGAASGAVAGLVAITPAAGNVGVGGALIIGFIAGFACLWGVTGLKKMLGADDSLDVFGVHGVGGIIGALLTGVFNSPNLGGPSAVADWTTVAMIAPDAYTIAGQVWIQAKAVLITIVWSGVVSVIAFKIVDLTVGLRVTEEQEREGLDISSHGETAYNR
- the glcE gene encoding glycolate oxidase subunit GlcE encodes the protein MAAMTSSPNDSPRDLIQQVLAAAAAHRPLRITGGDTKAFYGQPTEGETLSTTGWRGIVSHEPSELVVTVRAGTPLAELEAALAEQGQCLPFDPPRFGAASTIGGVVAAGLAGPARATAGGVRDFLLGLQFINGRGEWLTFGGQVMKNVAGYDVSRVMAGAMGTLGVITDISLKVLPVAPAEATLVFSMGQHDALEQLHRWGGQPLPLNASCWVRDTTASDAPELLFLRLRGAVAAVEAACERLAREAGGQRMDNAQAGPDWAACRDQTLPFFTAPSADLCLWRLSVPQTAPVLALPYAPLIEWQGAQRWLWAPASAAAEIRSAATAVNGHATLFRAGADGAPGVPRFDRESPTLAAITQRLRAEFDPAGIFNPGRMG